The sequence CGCCAATGTCGGTCCGGTCATAATGGAGGGCTTTCTCTAGAAGCGCAGCCGCTTCATCAAAGTTGCGTCTCGCCAAGTGGAATCCCGCTAATTGGGACAAGGCCCTTAGATATTGGATTTCGGCATCGTTGCGAATGGTTTCAGCCCACTCCGAGTAGAACTCTTTAATGAAACCGCCCTGGTATAGTTCGACAGCCTTGCCGAGCAGTTCCGTTCGCTCCGCATCCATGCGCGGAAGCTTCTCCGCCCGTTCGATTAAATCCCTGAACTCCTCCAAGTCGAACCTGAGAAGGCCTTTGGAGTTGATTTTATATGTTCCGCCTTCCTGGATAAGGCATTCTTTGTAGAGGGCTTTTCTGGCTCGATAAACGTTGTTGTAAAAAGCATTCCTGCTGAGGCTGGGCGAGAGCTCCGGCCATAAGATTTCCAGCAGCTCTTCTCTCCGCCTGCCTTCTCGATGGCACAAAAGGAAAAGAACAACTCTTTGGCCTTCTGGCTCTCCCATTGGGCCTGAGTTATCTTTTCACCGTCTACCAGAACCTGGGCATCGCCGAAGCTGATGACTTCCAGCCTGGGGTACGTGGGCGTCAACCTGGGCGAGATAATAGCAGGATCAGAGACCTCGATGTCCTTTTCCTGGGCGACTTTGAGACGAGCATACACTTCCACGAAGAGATTCTCGCCAATCTGCCTCTTGGCCCCGTATTTCATCACCTCAATCATTCGCCGGCCTTCAAGGCACAACAGCTCTTGGAGGTCCAGGCGGCGCACCAGGGTGGCGAGGTCCAGCAGGGATTGATCCAGCTCAGGCCAGCCGCGCAACCGGTAGAGAACATCCGCTTGGCCCAGCCTGGCCTTAACTACCTCCCGCACCGCTCCCGCGCCCTCCAGGGTGTCTATTGACTCCTGGATCTTGACCTTGGCCTTATCCAGATTCTTGTCGGCGGCGTCCAGGAAGCCCTGGGCCAGGGTGATCAGTCCGAGCTCATATTTGAGTCCCAACCGCCTGGCCTCATAATTAGCCTGCAGGAAGTGAGTCCTGGCCTGGTCACGACGTCCCACGGACATGTACACATTGCCGATACCCATGTTGGCGTAGCATAGGAGCCGCGGTTCCAGGGCGTCCCGGGCCGGGTCAAAGCTGCTGCGATAGTGCTCCAAGGCCTCATCGAAACGGCCCTTTTCCTTGAGGGCGTCGCCGATACCCATAAGCGCGATGGCTTCCACCCGCCGGTAATTGTGCTCTTTGGCCAAATTGAGGCCCTGGTGGAAATAGGTCAGCGCCTGCTCAAATAACCCCATGTCGGCGTAGGACTGGGCGAGATTGTTCAGCACCTCGCTTAGCTCCAGCCGGTTTCCAATCTTCTCGTAGCAGGAGCGGGCGTGGTTGAAATGCACCTGGGCTTCAGAGAGGCGACCCAGATGGGCGAAAGCCGTGCCCAGGTTGTGATGGACGGCGGCGCTCAGGTTCAAGTCCCCGGAGCGGGCGCAGAGACCGAGGGCTTCCTCCAGGTATTGTATGGCCTGGTCCAAATCGCCCGTGGCGCCGTAGATAAGTCCTAGCTGGCGAGAACCCTCTATCCTCATCTCAGGAGCTTCAGCAGGACCTTTAAGCAGGGCCAGTCCGGCCTCCGCGTCTTCCAAGGCTACCTTGATATAACCTCTTAGACGAGAAGCCGAGGCCCTTAGCAGCAATGCCTTGGCGCGGACTGGCGTCGGAAGAACGTCGCCGTCGGACAGGATGCTGGTGGCTATGCTGACGGTCTCGTGAGGGCGCTGAAGCCTTAGCGCACATTCCGCTTGCAGCAGCATGAGGCCAGGGTCGAGCGTAGAGTCGGAGCCGGCCATGGCGCTGAGAGCAGCCTCCAGCTCCTGCCATCTTCCGCTGGAAGCTAGAGACTGGACCGCCTTATACCCAGTCTTGTTCATTGTCCTCCAGGCCTTGAATCCGGCTTGACGAACTCAATCCTGTGTTCGAGGGCCTGTTGTTTATGCGCCAGGACTTGCCCTACCAGCCGAAAGAGGCAAGCCTGAAAGCGATTATGAAGCACCAGGGGTCTGGGCGACTTATAATGTACTGCGACTCTCCAAATAAGTCCACATTATTCACAGCATTCCCACACGATTTTACCGGCTATCACTCATTTTATGGAAACCCGCAGGCAGACGCCCAGTTAGAGCCATCGATGGATGCTGTACTATCGTACAGTATCAGCACTAGCTCTTGACGATCATTAGTGGAAGAATGAGCTACTTGCGGCCGTTCTTGCCGCGTCCGTTCTTGCACTCGCTCCACAGGGTCTCCAGGATGGCCCCGGGATTCATGGGCAGGCGCGTCATTCGCACTCCCAGGGCGCCGTGGATGGCGTTGGCTACAGCCCCCATAGGGGGCACGATGGAAGCCTCGCCGACGCCCCGCACACCGAAGGGGTGGCCGGGGTTGGGAACTTCGATAATAACGGTATCGATCATGGGCAGGTCCAGGCTGGTGGGCATTCGGTAGTCGAGGAGGCTGCTGTTGGCCATGTCGCCCTTGTCGTTGTAAAAGTACTCCTCGTTCAGCGCCCAGCCGATGCCCTGAACGCTGCCGCCCTGCATTTGGCCTTCCACGTAGCTGGGGTGCACGGCTTTGCCCGCGTCCTGGAAGGCGGTGAAGCGAAGGATATCCACCTTACCGGTCTCCGGGTCCACACGCACGTCCACAATGTTCCCCGCCACCGAGGCCCCGACACCTTTAGGATCTACCGTGCCCCGGCCCATAATAGGCCCGCCGGTGTCATCCAGCTTGGCGGCCAGCTCCTTGAAGGTCATATTAAGTTCAGGGTCGGTTTTAGACTGGTAGACGCCCTTCTTCAACTCGACGCCCTTGGAGTCCACGTCCCAAATATCGGCGGCGCGCTGGATTAGCTGCCGCTTGGCGTCCTGGGCGGCCTCGTAGGCGGCGTAGCCGGTGGCGAAGGTGGTGCGGCTGCCGGCGGTTAGGGCGGTGTAACCGATGAGGTCTGTGTCCACTACTGTGGGGTGGACATCTTCGGCGGGGATACCGAGGACCTCGGCGGCCTGCATGGCGATGGAGGTGCGGGTGCCGCCGATGTCCGGGTTGCCTTCGACGAGGTTGATGGTGCCGTCTCGATTGACGGCGACATTGCAGCTGGAGGGCAGGCCCACGTTGAACCAGAAGCCGATGGCGACGCCGCGACCGGTGTTGGGTTCCTTCAGCTTAGACTTGTAGTGGGGGTGATCTTTCATGGCCTCTAGCATCTCGATGAGGCCGATGCGTTTTTGCGTAGGGCCGTCTACCCGCCGCGCACCTTCTTTGGAGGCGTTCATGAGACGGAACTCTATCTGGTCCAGGTCTAGCTTTCGCGCCAGCTCGTCGACCATCTGCTCCATAGCGAAGGCGGCGTTGGGAGCGCCAGGGGCGCGGTAGGCGGCGGTCTTGGGCTTGTTCACCACCACGTCCAGGCCTTCCACCTCCATGTTGGGGATGTCGTAGCAAGAGAAGATACACTGGGCCCCCGCGGATACGGGCGATCCCGGGAAGGCGCCAGCCTCGTAGGCGAGGCTGGCCTGGGCGGCGACCATTTTTCCTTTCCTGGTGGCACCGAGCTTGACCTTCATGTAGGCGCCGCAGGTGGGGCCAGTGCCCTCCAGGACTTCCTTACGGGACATTACTATTTTGACGGGCGCGCCGGTCTTCTTGGAGAGGAGCGCCGCGACGGGCTCTAGATAGACAGGTATCTTGCCGCCGAAGCCGCCGCCGATTTCGGTGGGGATCAGACGCACCTGGGAGGCTGGCATGTCCAGAAGCTCCGCCGTGGTGTCCCGGACGCCGAAGGGTGCTTGAGTGGTGCACCACACGGTCACACGTCCGTCCTGGTTCCAGTGGGCCACGGCGCTGTGGGGTTCGATATACCCCTGATGCACAGTCTTGTTAGTGAACTCGCGCTCGACGATGACATCTGCTTTGGCGAAGCCTTTTTCAACATCGCCCTGGGCGTGGAAAAGCCGCCGCGCCACGTTGCTGGGCTTGGAGGGCTTTTTGCCGCTGCCTTCAGTAAACAGGTTGTCGTGGAGGATGGGGGCATTGCGGTCGGCACCTTCCGGGGCGGTAAGGACCGGCGGGAGGACTTCATATTCGACTTTGATAAGAGATAAGGCTTCCTCCGCGATATGGGGGCTGGTGGCGGCGACGGCGGCGACGGCGTGGCCTCTGTACAAGGCCTTGCGGCTGGCCATGACGTTCTCTCGGATGTAGTCGAGCTTATCCGAACCTTCGCCCAGGTTTATGGTCTTGCCGGCTTTCATGGACGGAAAGTCCCGGGCGGTAACCACGGCTTTGACGCCATCCAGCTTGAGGGCCTTGCTGGCGTCGATGGACTTGATGCGAGCGTGGGCATGAGGGCTGCGGAGTATCCTGCCGTAGAGCAGGCGGACAGGGTTGAAATCGGCGCCGTATTTAGCCGCACCCGTCACTTTGTCAGTGCCGTCATGGCGCAGGGGACGGGTACCCA is a genomic window of SAR202 cluster bacterium containing:
- a CDS encoding xanthine dehydrogenase family protein molybdopterin-binding subunit produces the protein MAAYKPNVVLATKTFDVVGTRPLRHDGTDKVTGAAKYGADFNPVRLLYGRILRSPHAHARIKSIDASKALKLDGVKAVVTARDFPSMKAGKTINLGEGSDKLDYIRENVMASRKALYRGHAVAAVAATSPHIAEEALSLIKVEYEVLPPVLTAPEGADRNAPILHDNLFTEGSGKKPSKPSNVARRLFHAQGDVEKGFAKADVIVEREFTNKTVHQGYIEPHSAVAHWNQDGRVTVWCTTQAPFGVRDTTAELLDMPASQVRLIPTEIGGGFGGKIPVYLEPVAALLSKKTGAPVKIVMSRKEVLEGTGPTCGAYMKVKLGATRKGKMVAAQASLAYEAGAFPGSPVSAGAQCIFSCYDIPNMEVEGLDVVVNKPKTAAYRAPGAPNAAFAMEQMVDELARKLDLDQIEFRLMNASKEGARRVDGPTQKRIGLIEMLEAMKDHPHYKSKLKEPNTGRGVAIGFWFNVGLPSSCNVAVNRDGTINLVEGNPDIGGTRTSIAMQAAEVLGIPAEDVHPTVVDTDLIGYTALTAGSRTTFATGYAAYEAAQDAKRQLIQRAADIWDVDSKGVELKKGVYQSKTDPELNMTFKELAAKLDDTGGPIMGRGTVDPKGVGASVAGNIVDVRVDPETGKVDILRFTAFQDAGKAVHPSYVEGQMQGGSVQGIGWALNEEYFYNDKGDMANSSLLDYRMPTSLDLPMIDTVIIEVPNPGHPFGVRGVGEASIVPPMGAVANAIHGALGVRMTRLPMNPGAILETLWSECKNGRGKNGRK
- a CDS encoding tetratricopeptide repeat protein — translated: MNKTGYKAVQSLASSGRWQELEAALSAMAGSDSTLDPGLMLLQAECALRLQRPHETVSIATSILSDGDVLPTPVRAKALLLRASASRLRGYIKVALEDAEAGLALLKGPAEAPEMRIEGSRQLGLIYGATGDLDQAIQYLEEALGLCARSGDLNLSAAVHHNLGTAFAHLGRLSEAQVHFNHARSCYEKIGNRLELSEVLNNLAQSYADMGLFEQALTYFHQGLNLAKEHNYRRVEAIALMGIGDALKEKGRFDEALEHYRSSFDPARDALEPRLLCYANMGIGNVYMSVGRRDQARTHFLQANYEARRLGLKYELGLITLAQGFLDAADKNLDKAKVKIQESIDTLEGAGAVREVVKARLGQADVLYRLRGWPELDQSLLDLATLVRRLDLQELLCLEGRRMIEVMKYGAKRQIGENLFVEVYARLKVAQEKDIEVSDPAIISPRLTPTYPRLEVISFGDAQVLVDGEKITQAQWESQKAKELFFSFCAIEKAGGEKSCWKSYGRSSRPASAGMLFTTTFIEPEKPSTKNALSRKAEHIKSTPKAFSGSTWRSSGI